A portion of the Chiroxiphia lanceolata isolate bChiLan1 chromosome 10, bChiLan1.pri, whole genome shotgun sequence genome contains these proteins:
- the EIF2A gene encoding eukaryotic translation initiation factor 2A isoform X2: MRGSEGLYMVNGPPSFTESSAFQRDSGKNCKAVAFSKDGSLFAWCNGEKVNVVNVTRAELLRSFDLPKAVCLEFSPKNNVLATWQVYATGKDGTAGVPNLQLHDLRTGKCLKSFIQKKMQNWCPCWADDESICARNVNNEVHFFENNNFNTIANKLHLQKVSDFVLSPGAQPTKVAVYVPGSKGAPSFVRLYQYPNFAGPQSALANKSFFKADRVTMLWNKKATAVLVVASTEVDKTGASYYGEQTLHYIAANGESAVVQLPKNGPIYDVAWSPNSLEFCAVYGFMPAKATIFNLKCDPVFDFGTGPRNAAYYSPHGHILVLAGFGNLRGQMEVWDVKNYKLISKPVASDSTYFAWCPDGEHIVTATCAPRLRVGNGYKVWHYTGSVLHTYEVPSNEEMWQVSWQPFPDGVFPERAVRYQAVPSEVPGAEPKPAQAYRPPALRNKPVTSSKLHEDEPPQNMKPPLGGGDKPLSKTALKNQRKHEAKKAAKQEAKADANQGPAQAPAPQNTPRNAVPATTTGDPEVDKKIKNLKKKLKAIEQLKEQAAAGKQLEKNQVEKIQKEAALLKELEDLELGV, translated from the exons A tgaGAGGGTCCGAAGGGCTGTACATGGTGAACGGGCCCCCCAGTTTCACAGAGAGCTCGGCGTTCCAGAG GGACTCTGGAAAAAATTGCAAAGCTGTTGCTTTTAGCAAGGATGGCTCTCTCTTTGCCTGGTGCAATGGAGAAAA AGTAAACGTTGTTAATGTCACCAGAGCTGAGTTACTGCGTTCCTTTGATCTCCCAAAGGCAGTTTGCCTTGAATTCTCGCCAAAGAATAATGTTCTGGCCACGTGGCAGGTCTATGCAA CTGGGAAGGATGGCACAGCGGGGGTGCCCAACCTGCAGCTCCATGATCTGAGAACCGGAAAATGCTTAAAGTCCTTCATCCAGAAAAAGATGCAGAACTG GTGTCCTTGCTGGGCAGATGATGAAAGCATTTGTGCCAGGAATGTGAACAATGAAGtgcatttctttgaaaacaacaaCTTCA ACACCATTGCAAATAAGCTGCATTTACAGAAGGTCAGTGATTTTGTGTTGTCCCCAGGAGCACAGCCAACCAAG GTTGCTGTGTATGTCCCGGGCAGCAAAGGGGCCCCGTCCTTCGTGCGGCTCTACCAGTACCCCAACTTCGCGGGCCCGCAGTCGGCGCTCGCCAACAAGAGCTTCTTCAAGGCTGACAGGGTGACAATGCTGTGGAACAAGAAAG CCACGGCCGTGCTGGTGGTGGCCAGCACCGAGGTGGACAAAACGGGGGCGTCGTACTACGGGGAGCAGACCCTGCACTACATCGCGGCCAACGGGGAGAGCGCCGTCGTGCAGCTGC caAAAAATGGCCCTATTTATGATGTTGCCTGGAGCCCCAATTCTCTTGAGTTCTGTGCTGTGTATGGTTTCATGCCTGCCAAAGCCACAATTTTTAACCTGAAATGTGACCCCGTGTTTGATTTTGGCACTGGGCCTCGCAACGCTGCCTACTACAGCCCCCACGGACACATCCTGGTGCTGGCAGGGTTTGGGAACCTCAGGGGGCAGATGGAAGTGTGGGATGTTAAAAACTACAAACTCATTTCCAAGCCCGTGGCCTCGGATTCCACGTACTTTGCGTGGTGTCCCGACGGGGAGCACATTGTGACAGCTACCTGCGCTCCCCGGCTCCGGGTCGGCAACGGGTACAAGGTCTGGCACTACACGGGCTCTGTGCTGCACACCTACGAGGTGCCATCCAACGAGGAGATGTGGCAAGTGTCCTGGCAGCCCTTCCCGGACGGGGTGTTCCCGGAGAGAGCGGTGAGGTACCAGGCGGTCCCCAGCGAGGTGCCCGGTGCGGAGCCGAAGCCTGCGCAGGCGTACAGACCTCCTGCCCTGAGGAACAAGCCCGTGACCAGCTCCAAGCTC CACGAGGACGAGCCACCCCAGAACATGAAACCCCCTTTGGGAGGTGGTGATAAGCCACTGTCTAAAACAGCTCTCAAAAATCAGAGGAAACATGAAGCAAAGAAGGCTGCTAAACAG GAGGCCAAAGCTGATGCAAACCAGGGCCCTGCCCAGGCCCCAGCGCCACAGAACACCCCACGGAACGCTGTGCCTGCCACCACCACGGGAGATCCTGAAGTGGACAAGAAGataaagaatttgaaaaag aagcTGAAGGCAATTGAGCAGCTGAAAGAACAGGCAGCTGCCGGCAAACAGCTTGAGAAGAATCAG gTAGAGAAGATTCAGAAAGAAGCTGCTCTCCTTAAAGAACTGGAAGATCTAGAACTGGGTGTTTAA
- the MINDY4B gene encoding inactive ubiquitin carboxyl-terminal hydrolase MINDY-4B yields the protein MGDRGTEQEAVMGDRGAEHATRTELEEIVSRISDLNKWREIFSFRGLEINNTIHQRCRGRAGDGSPGAGEPPGPQPPFTVPQPLPLPLCTGGRPLSPDTAMGLQKLLFGNTTPLFSCEWAAAHFRFRQPHSDLAYALQAGKGGTRAVLMAIQAHIITYLLFTRDTEYTHLDRLCRIGRQEQGQALAVALAETLWAAGGGGRAVVCLTSTAGTSMPRAGCRAETFTGRIRLFEFSEKAAAQEFISHHINCFRCEGSHGVILFLYSLLFSRTLERVQEDLGDTAPLLNVSSGNVTCTEAVLSLLLTGRASPRELDSGAGEARGQRGPVGFLRWERVAERQVSPALRTPLLPVWLCGVPGRHGVLFGTDPRLLCHWRAERLFHLYFYSGQQEQTRTAHLTIGTDPGLPGGEGWASQTSVPPGSPSLGGPAGLPQLPGAGQQHICTHVAAEPSAFNLHQNLFERGWVFLDSFNSISSSDTHSRHWEEAPSADACSPGKRCPALEMAIRTKWAGATVSWNGTDPFF from the exons ATGGGTGACAGGGGGACTGAGCAGGAGGCTGTGATGGGTGACAGGGGGGCTGAACACGCCACACGGACGGAGCTGGAGGAGATCGTCAGCAGAATCTCTGATCTGAACAAATGGAGAGAAATCTTTAGTTTCCGTGG CTTGGAAATCAACAACACAATTCATCAG CGATGCcggggcagagctggagatggaTCACCCGGAGCTGGGGAGCCCCCGGGGCCGCAGCCCCCCTTTACcgtcccccagcccctcccgcTCCCTCTGTGCACGGGCGGCCGCCCCCTCTCCCCGGACACGGCGATG gggctgcagaagctgctgtttgggAACACAACCCCCCTGTTCAgctgtgagtgggcagcagcACACTTCAGGTTCCGCCAGCCACACTCTGACCTGGCCTACGcgctgcaggcagggaag GGAGGAACAAGAGCTGTTCTGATGGCCATACAAGCACACATCATCACATACCTGCTCTTCACAAGAGACACAGAATATACTCACCTGGACAG GCTGTGCCGGATCGGGAGGCAGGAACAGGGGCAGGCTCTGGCCGTGGCCCTGGCAGAGAccctgtgggcagcaggaggaggtggcagagccgTCGTCTGcctcaccagcacagctggcacCTCGATGCCACGcgcaggctgcagagcagaaaccTTCACAGGCAGA ATCCGGCTCTTTGAGTTCTCGGAGAAAGCTGCAGCTCAGGAGTTCATCTCCCACCACATAAACTGT ttcagGTGTGAAGGAAGCCACGGAGTGATCctatttttatacagtttaCTTTTCTCTAGGACACTTGAAAG GGTCCAAGAGGATTTGGGTgacacagctcctctgctgaaCGTCAGTTCTGGAAATGTCACCTGCACAGAG GCCGTGCTCAGCCTCCTCCTGACGGGACGGGCGAGCCCCCGGGAGCTCGACAGTGGGGCCGGGGAGGcccgggggcagcggggcccGGTGGGCTTCCTGCGCTGGGAGCGGGTGGCGGAGCGGCAG gtgaGCCCCGCGCTGCGCACCCCCCTCCTGCCCGTGTGGCTGTGCGGTGTCCCCGGCAGGCACGGCGTCCTCTTCGGCACCGACCCCCGGCTGCTCTGCCACTGGAGAGCCGAGAGGCTCTTCCACCTCTACTTCTACAgcgggcagcaggagcagaccCGGACGGCCCACCTGACCATAGGTACAGACCCGGGCTTGCCAGGGGGTGAGGGGTGGGCGTCACAGACctctgtccctcct ggcagccccagcctgggaggccctgctgggctcccccagctccctggggcagggcagcagcacatcTGCACCCATGTGGCTGCAGAACCTTCTGCTTTTAACCTTCACCAAAACCTTTTTGAgaggggttgggtttttttagactCTTTTAACAGCATTTCCTCCTCAGACACTCACTCGCGTCACTGGGAAGAGGCCCCAAGTGCAGACgcctgcagcccagggaagagGTGCCCGGCCCTGGAGATGGCAATCAGGACCAAGTGGGCAGGTGCCACCGTCAGCTGGAATGGGACAGACCCCTTCTTCTGA
- the ERICH6 gene encoding glutamate-rich protein 6 isoform X2: MSLQAEEDTEPRCEYCGSLLRPFPFPEDVPFLEDVPVLEDVPFSKDMEYRFCCKSHRDLYEFILKERKRLKDACSIPRAVSTHEYHGSEAHQLQSKEQENQRHHEFGFSPVPPDSSVTGLHKEETRQQESHLSRGSPVLSLEPTATEGSHEAGTTSPKGEMPMPAGSVAKTEEEPEPKPKAEPELEPKPEPEPEKEPKPELEEQPKPDLEEQPKLELMEEQPKLELMEEQPKLELMEEQPKLELMEEQPKLELMEEPMSCRVTSSGFRPLGRKVRKSKLVQKYYKHGRKFLTLLPDGTSQLFYPSGNLAIMVTREGDQMICTVQEDEPRTAKIRALFQSDGRSTCYYPNGDEWINMSIQGGQYLDQAGSRVKRWTWPNMSPGPHVPLSPIFISLNRHVGVRILAQDKIIISFLAMGRQAKFNMGTKVQVGAAGGPPAPARLGRDELLLHAFRVRILQLFNSMRGCISFPSSEQWNKMQPPAYVLSQAAKIMELCAAADISEELRSSIRAIVNAQL, translated from the exons atgtcactgcaggcagaggaggacaCTGAGCCGAGATGTGAGTACTGCGGCAGCCTGCTGAGGCCATTCCCTTTCCCCGAGGATGTCCCTTTCCTTGAGGATGTCCCTGTCCTTGAGGATGTCCCTTTCTCCAAGGACATGGAATAC AGATTCTGCTGCAAGAGCCACCGAGACCTCTATGAGTTCATcctgaaggagaggaagaggctcAAGGATgcctgcagcattcccagagccGTCAGCACCCATGAATACCACGGCTCCGAAGCCCATCAGCTGCAGTCAAAGGAGCAAGAGAACCAGAG GCACCACGAGTTCGGATTCTCTCCAGTCCCCCCTGACTCCTCTGTAACTGGACTGCACAAGGAGGAGACAAG gcagcaggagagccaTCTGTCTAGAGGGTCACCCGTCCTGTCTTTGGAGCCGACTGCCACTGAAG gTTCACACGAAGCTGGAACCACATCGCCCAAGGGCGAGATGCCGATGCCTGCTGGAAGTGTAGCCAAGACCGAGGAGGAGCCCGAGCCCAAGCCTAAGGCTGAGCCCGAGCTCGAGCCCAAGCCTGA GCCCGAGCCTGAGAAGGAGCCCAAGCCTGAGCTTGAGGAACAGCCTAAACCTGACCTCGAGGAGCAGCCCAAGCTCGAGCTCATGGAGGAGCAGCCCAAGCTCGAGCTCATGGAGGAGCAGCCCAAGCTCGAGCTCATGGAGGAGCAGCCCAAGCTTGAGCTCATGGAGGAGCAGCCCAAGCTCGAGCTCATGGAGGAGCCCATGTCCTGCCGTGTCACCAGCTCTGGTTTCAGGCCCCTGGGGAGGAAG GTGAGGAAGAGTAAATTGGTGCAAAAGTACTATAAACATGGAAGGAAATTCCTTACCCTGCTCCCAGATGGAACCTCACAGTTATT CTATCCATCTGGAAACCTGGCCATCATGGTTACACGAGAGGGAGACCAGATGATTTGCACAGTACAGGAAGACGAGCCGAGGACTGCCAAAATCCGCGCGCTGTTCCAGTCCGACGGCAGGAGCACGTGCTATTACCCCAACGGAGATGAGTG GATAAACATGAGTATCCAAGGAGGGCAGTATTTGGACCAAGCAGGCAGCAGGGTGAAAAGGTGGACGTGGCCAAACATGTCACCAGGACCCCATGTCCCACTGAGCCCCATCTTCATCTCCTTGAACCGGCACGTGGGGGTCAGGATTCTGGCCCAGGACAAGATCATCATCTCCTTCCTCGCCATGGGGCGACAGGCAAAGTTCAACATGGGGACCAAAGTGCAG GTCGGTGCTGCCGGGGGGCCGCCTGCCCCAGCCCGGCTGGGCAGGGACGAGCTCCTGCTGCATGCCTTCCGGGTCAGGATCCTGCAGCTCTTCAACAGCATGCGGGGATGCATCAGCTTTCCTTCCAGTGAGCAGTGGAACAAAATGCAGCCTCCCGCGTACGTCCTGAGCCAGGCTGCGAAGATCATGGAGCTCTGCGCTGCCGCCGACATCAGCGAGGAGCTGCGCAGCTCCATCCGGGCCATAGTAAAcgcacagctctga
- the EIF2A gene encoding eukaryotic translation initiation factor 2A isoform X1, with protein MAPPTPLLAVRGSEGLYMVNGPPSFTESSAFQRDSGKNCKAVAFSKDGSLFAWCNGEKVNVVNVTRAELLRSFDLPKAVCLEFSPKNNVLATWQVYATGKDGTAGVPNLQLHDLRTGKCLKSFIQKKMQNWCPCWADDESICARNVNNEVHFFENNNFNTIANKLHLQKVSDFVLSPGAQPTKVAVYVPGSKGAPSFVRLYQYPNFAGPQSALANKSFFKADRVTMLWNKKATAVLVVASTEVDKTGASYYGEQTLHYIAANGESAVVQLPKNGPIYDVAWSPNSLEFCAVYGFMPAKATIFNLKCDPVFDFGTGPRNAAYYSPHGHILVLAGFGNLRGQMEVWDVKNYKLISKPVASDSTYFAWCPDGEHIVTATCAPRLRVGNGYKVWHYTGSVLHTYEVPSNEEMWQVSWQPFPDGVFPERAVRYQAVPSEVPGAEPKPAQAYRPPALRNKPVTSSKLHEDEPPQNMKPPLGGGDKPLSKTALKNQRKHEAKKAAKQEAKADANQGPAQAPAPQNTPRNAVPATTTGDPEVDKKIKNLKKKLKAIEQLKEQAAAGKQLEKNQVEKIQKEAALLKELEDLELGV; from the exons ATGGCGCCGCCCACGCCGCTGCTCGCAG tgaGAGGGTCCGAAGGGCTGTACATGGTGAACGGGCCCCCCAGTTTCACAGAGAGCTCGGCGTTCCAGAG GGACTCTGGAAAAAATTGCAAAGCTGTTGCTTTTAGCAAGGATGGCTCTCTCTTTGCCTGGTGCAATGGAGAAAA AGTAAACGTTGTTAATGTCACCAGAGCTGAGTTACTGCGTTCCTTTGATCTCCCAAAGGCAGTTTGCCTTGAATTCTCGCCAAAGAATAATGTTCTGGCCACGTGGCAGGTCTATGCAA CTGGGAAGGATGGCACAGCGGGGGTGCCCAACCTGCAGCTCCATGATCTGAGAACCGGAAAATGCTTAAAGTCCTTCATCCAGAAAAAGATGCAGAACTG GTGTCCTTGCTGGGCAGATGATGAAAGCATTTGTGCCAGGAATGTGAACAATGAAGtgcatttctttgaaaacaacaaCTTCA ACACCATTGCAAATAAGCTGCATTTACAGAAGGTCAGTGATTTTGTGTTGTCCCCAGGAGCACAGCCAACCAAG GTTGCTGTGTATGTCCCGGGCAGCAAAGGGGCCCCGTCCTTCGTGCGGCTCTACCAGTACCCCAACTTCGCGGGCCCGCAGTCGGCGCTCGCCAACAAGAGCTTCTTCAAGGCTGACAGGGTGACAATGCTGTGGAACAAGAAAG CCACGGCCGTGCTGGTGGTGGCCAGCACCGAGGTGGACAAAACGGGGGCGTCGTACTACGGGGAGCAGACCCTGCACTACATCGCGGCCAACGGGGAGAGCGCCGTCGTGCAGCTGC caAAAAATGGCCCTATTTATGATGTTGCCTGGAGCCCCAATTCTCTTGAGTTCTGTGCTGTGTATGGTTTCATGCCTGCCAAAGCCACAATTTTTAACCTGAAATGTGACCCCGTGTTTGATTTTGGCACTGGGCCTCGCAACGCTGCCTACTACAGCCCCCACGGACACATCCTGGTGCTGGCAGGGTTTGGGAACCTCAGGGGGCAGATGGAAGTGTGGGATGTTAAAAACTACAAACTCATTTCCAAGCCCGTGGCCTCGGATTCCACGTACTTTGCGTGGTGTCCCGACGGGGAGCACATTGTGACAGCTACCTGCGCTCCCCGGCTCCGGGTCGGCAACGGGTACAAGGTCTGGCACTACACGGGCTCTGTGCTGCACACCTACGAGGTGCCATCCAACGAGGAGATGTGGCAAGTGTCCTGGCAGCCCTTCCCGGACGGGGTGTTCCCGGAGAGAGCGGTGAGGTACCAGGCGGTCCCCAGCGAGGTGCCCGGTGCGGAGCCGAAGCCTGCGCAGGCGTACAGACCTCCTGCCCTGAGGAACAAGCCCGTGACCAGCTCCAAGCTC CACGAGGACGAGCCACCCCAGAACATGAAACCCCCTTTGGGAGGTGGTGATAAGCCACTGTCTAAAACAGCTCTCAAAAATCAGAGGAAACATGAAGCAAAGAAGGCTGCTAAACAG GAGGCCAAAGCTGATGCAAACCAGGGCCCTGCCCAGGCCCCAGCGCCACAGAACACCCCACGGAACGCTGTGCCTGCCACCACCACGGGAGATCCTGAAGTGGACAAGAAGataaagaatttgaaaaag aagcTGAAGGCAATTGAGCAGCTGAAAGAACAGGCAGCTGCCGGCAAACAGCTTGAGAAGAATCAG gTAGAGAAGATTCAGAAAGAAGCTGCTCTCCTTAAAGAACTGGAAGATCTAGAACTGGGTGTTTAA
- the ERICH6 gene encoding glutamate-rich protein 6 isoform X1 gives MSLQAEEDTEPRCEYCGSLLRPFPFPEDVPFLEDVPVLEDVPFSKDMEYRFCCKSHRDLYEFILKERKRLKDACSIPRAVSTHEYHGSEAHQLQSKEQENQRHHEFGFSPVPPDSSVTGLHKEETRQQESHLSRGSPVLSLEPTATEGSHEAGTTSPKGEMPMPAGSVAKTEEEPEPKPKAEPELEPKPEEELQPEHKEETEAEHKPEAEPKPEAEPKPEAEPKPEPKSKEEYEPKEEPEEEPKPEPKEEPRPRPGPKLGPEPESEPKKETTPKPKEEPRPELGPEPEKEPKPELEEQPKPDLEEQPKLELMEEQPKLELMEEQPKLELMEEQPKLELMEEQPKLELMEEPMSCRVTSSGFRPLGRKVRKSKLVQKYYKHGRKFLTLLPDGTSQLFYPSGNLAIMVTREGDQMICTVQEDEPRTAKIRALFQSDGRSTCYYPNGDEWINMSIQGGQYLDQAGSRVKRWTWPNMSPGPHVPLSPIFISLNRHVGVRILAQDKIIISFLAMGRQAKFNMGTKVQVGAAGGPPAPARLGRDELLLHAFRVRILQLFNSMRGCISFPSSEQWNKMQPPAYVLSQAAKIMELCAAADISEELRSSIRAIVNAQL, from the exons atgtcactgcaggcagaggaggacaCTGAGCCGAGATGTGAGTACTGCGGCAGCCTGCTGAGGCCATTCCCTTTCCCCGAGGATGTCCCTTTCCTTGAGGATGTCCCTGTCCTTGAGGATGTCCCTTTCTCCAAGGACATGGAATAC AGATTCTGCTGCAAGAGCCACCGAGACCTCTATGAGTTCATcctgaaggagaggaagaggctcAAGGATgcctgcagcattcccagagccGTCAGCACCCATGAATACCACGGCTCCGAAGCCCATCAGCTGCAGTCAAAGGAGCAAGAGAACCAGAG GCACCACGAGTTCGGATTCTCTCCAGTCCCCCCTGACTCCTCTGTAACTGGACTGCACAAGGAGGAGACAAG gcagcaggagagccaTCTGTCTAGAGGGTCACCCGTCCTGTCTTTGGAGCCGACTGCCACTGAAG gTTCACACGAAGCTGGAACCACATCGCCCAAGGGCGAGATGCCGATGCCTGCTGGAAGTGTAGCCAAGACCGAGGAGGAGCCCGAGCCCAAGCCTAAGGCTGAGCCCGAGCTCGAGCCCAAGCCTGAGGAGGAGCTCCAGCCCGAGCACAAGGAGGAGACCGAGGCTGAGCACAAGCCCGAGGCTGAGCCCAAGCCCGAGGCTGAGCCCAAGCCCGAGGCTGAGCCCAAGCCCGAGCCCAAGTCCAAAGAGGAGTACGAGCCCAAGGAGGAGCCTGAGGAAGAGCCCAAGCCTGAACCCAAGGAGGAGCCTAGACCCAGGCCTGGGCCCAAGCTTGGGCCCGAGCCTGAGTCTGAGCCCAAGAAGGAGACCACACCCAAGCCCAAGGAGGAGCCTAGGCCCGAGCTTGGGCCCGAGCCTGAGAAGGAGCCCAAGCCTGAGCTTGAGGAACAGCCTAAACCTGACCTCGAGGAGCAGCCCAAGCTCGAGCTCATGGAGGAGCAGCCCAAGCTCGAGCTCATGGAGGAGCAGCCCAAGCTCGAGCTCATGGAGGAGCAGCCCAAGCTTGAGCTCATGGAGGAGCAGCCCAAGCTCGAGCTCATGGAGGAGCCCATGTCCTGCCGTGTCACCAGCTCTGGTTTCAGGCCCCTGGGGAGGAAG GTGAGGAAGAGTAAATTGGTGCAAAAGTACTATAAACATGGAAGGAAATTCCTTACCCTGCTCCCAGATGGAACCTCACAGTTATT CTATCCATCTGGAAACCTGGCCATCATGGTTACACGAGAGGGAGACCAGATGATTTGCACAGTACAGGAAGACGAGCCGAGGACTGCCAAAATCCGCGCGCTGTTCCAGTCCGACGGCAGGAGCACGTGCTATTACCCCAACGGAGATGAGTG GATAAACATGAGTATCCAAGGAGGGCAGTATTTGGACCAAGCAGGCAGCAGGGTGAAAAGGTGGACGTGGCCAAACATGTCACCAGGACCCCATGTCCCACTGAGCCCCATCTTCATCTCCTTGAACCGGCACGTGGGGGTCAGGATTCTGGCCCAGGACAAGATCATCATCTCCTTCCTCGCCATGGGGCGACAGGCAAAGTTCAACATGGGGACCAAAGTGCAG GTCGGTGCTGCCGGGGGGCCGCCTGCCCCAGCCCGGCTGGGCAGGGACGAGCTCCTGCTGCATGCCTTCCGGGTCAGGATCCTGCAGCTCTTCAACAGCATGCGGGGATGCATCAGCTTTCCTTCCAGTGAGCAGTGGAACAAAATGCAGCCTCCCGCGTACGTCCTGAGCCAGGCTGCGAAGATCATGGAGCTCTGCGCTGCCGCCGACATCAGCGAGGAGCTGCGCAGCTCCATCCGGGCCATAGTAAAcgcacagctctga
- the SELENOT gene encoding thioredoxin reductase-like selenoprotein T, protein MRPAGLRLLLLLLLAALAAGPGGGAAAEQGGLPAKKLRMAYATGPLLKFQICVSUGYRRVFEEYMRVISQRYPDIRIEGENYLPQPIYRHIASFLSVFKLVLIGLIIVGKDPFAFLGMQAPSIWQWGQENKVYACMMVFFLSNMIENQCMSTGAFEITLNDVPVWSKLESGHLPSMQQLVQILDNEMKLNVHMESMPHHRS, encoded by the exons ATGCGACCGGCGGGgctgcggctgctgctgctgctgctgctggcggcgctggcggcgggaccgggcggcggcgcggcggcggagCAGGGCGGGCTGCCGGCGAAGAAGCTGCGCATGGCCTACGCCACCGGGCCGCTGCTCAAGTTCCAGATCTG TGTCTCCTGAGGCTACAGGCGGGTGTTTGAGGAGTACATGCGGGTCATCAGCCAGCGGTACCCAGACATCCGAATCGAAGGGGAGAACTACCTTCCTCAACCTATCTATAG GCACATAGCATCCTTCCTGTCTGTCTTCAAACTAGTATTAATTGGCTTAATCATCGTTGGCAAGGACCCATTTGCTTTCCTTGGCATGCAAGCTCCAAGCATCTGGCAGTGGGGCCAAGAAAACAAG GTGTACGCCTGCATGATGGTCTTCTTCCTGAGCAACATGATTGAGAACCAGTGCATGTCCACCGGGGCTTTTGAAATCACTTTGAATG ATGTCCCGGTGTGGTCTAAGCTGGAGTCTGGTCACCTCccttccatgcagcagcttgTACAGATCCTTGATAACGAGATGAAGCTCAATGTGCACATGGAGTCAATGCCCCATCATCGATCATAG
- the SIAH2 gene encoding E3 ubiquitin-protein ligase SIAH2, which yields MSRPSSAGPGPSKPCGKQQQQQQQQQHHAPSPAAVLPGPGGASPPPPPPPPPPLPPPQQQQQQQQQQELTSLFECPICFDYVLPPILQCQAGHLVCKQCRQQLSLCPTCRGSLTPNIRNLAMEKVASAVLFPCKYATTGCSLTLHHTEKPKHEAVCEYRPYSCPCPGTSCDWEGSLEAVMSHLMHAHKSITTLQGEDIIFLATDINLPGAVDWVMMQSCFSHHFMLVLKKQEKCEGHQQFFATVLLIGTRKQAENFQYRLELHGNCHRLTWEASPCSIHDGVSVAIRNSNCLVFDTATAHLFADNGNLGINVTISMCCP from the exons ATGAGCCGCCCGTCCTCCGCCGGCCCCGGCCCTAGCAAGCCCTGcgggaagcagcagcagcagcagcagcagcagcagcatcacgCCCCGTCCCCCGccgccgtcctgccggggcccggcggggcttCTCCGccgcctccccctcctcctcctcctcctcttcctcccccccagcagcagcagcagcagcagcagcagcaggagctgaccTCGCTCTTCGAGTGCCCCATCTGCTTCGACTATGTCCTGCCGCCCATCCTGCAGTGCCAGGCCGGGCACCTCGTGTGCAAGCAATGCCGGCAGCAGCTGAGCCTCTGCCCCACCTGTCGGGGCTCCCTCACCCCCAACATCAGGAACCTGGCCATGGAGAAGGTGGCCTCGGCTGTCCTCTTCCCGTGCAAG tatgcCACGACAGGCTGCTCCCTGACGCTCCACCACACGGAAAAGCCAAAGCACGAAGCCGTCTGCGAGTACCGTCCCTACTCCTGCCCGTGCCCCGGTACCTCCTGCGACTGGGAGGGGTCGCTGGAAGCCGTGATGTCCCACCTCATGCACGCCCACAAAAGCATCACCACCCTTCAGGGAGAAGACATCATTTTCCTCGCCACAGACATTAACCTGCCGGGGGCAGTGGACTGGGTGATGATGCAGTCGTGCTTCAGCCACCACTTCATGCTGGTGCTGAAGAAGCAGGAGAAGTGCGAAGGCCACCAGCAGTTTTTCGCCACTGTGCTGCTCATCGGCACCCGAAAGCAGGCGGAGAACTTTCAGTACAGGCTGGAACTGCACGGCAACTGCCACCGGCTGACCTGGGAGgcctccccctgctccatccaCGACGGAGTGTCCGTGGCCATCCGCAACAGCAACTGCCTCGTTTTTGACACGGCCACCGCGCACCTCTTCGCTGACAACGGGAACCTCGGCATTAACGTGACCATTTCCATGTGCTGTCCGTGA
- the SERP1 gene encoding stress-associated endoplasmic reticulum protein 1, which produces MVAKQRIRMANEKHSKNITQRGNVAKTSRTAPEEKASVGPWLLALFIFVVCGSAIFQIIQSIRMGM; this is translated from the exons ATGGTGGCCAAGCAGCGCATCCGCATGGCCAACGAGAAGCACAGCAAGAACATCACCCAGCGCGGCAACGTCGCCAAGACCTCG AGAACGGCCCCGGAGGAGAAGGCGTCGGTCGGGCCCTGGCTGCTGGCGCTGTTCATCTTCGTGGTCTGCGGATCAG CCATCTTCCAGATCATCCAGAGCATCCGGATGGGCATGTGA